From a region of the Phaseolus vulgaris cultivar G19833 chromosome 6, P. vulgaris v2.0, whole genome shotgun sequence genome:
- the LOC137833584 gene encoding L-type lectin-domain containing receptor kinase IX.1-like — protein sequence MDPWHVGLHATNNLLCYAVGMVFLLLLMVGFANPLSFHHEGFENNDAKVEGDATLSESEIQLTKTTRYQSNAYSVGRVTSFERLHLWDMSTGKITDFTTEFSFVIFSNETSFGDGLAFFFADPELPFSHQIQEGGGLGLLDGNQLLDSTKYPFVAVEFDTHTNSWDPPGPHVGINFNSMRSNKTVPWAVDIREMKVYYCVIEYNATTHSLNVSFTGNFFNVAKPVKSYVSCNVDLRYYLPEWVIFGFSAATGFMFELNTLHSWSFHSTSQINENVSNKIPPIPASPIPNPSPSPIPNPSPSPNSTDNISSRQEGNKGLLMGLKVGVGIAASFLIVGLVCILMWRRMAKGKKEDSILDLGMDDEFQKVTGSKRFCYKELASATNNFAESQKIGQGGFGGVYKGHLKELNSNVAIKRISSESRQGAKEYASEVKIISQLRHRNLVQLIGWCHMKKDLLLIYEFMQKGSLDSHLYGGKSILTCQMRYNIAMDLALAVLYLHEEWDQCVLHRDIKSSNIMLDSSFNAKLGDFGLARLVDHEKGFQTTILAGTRGYIAPEYFTTGKARKESDIYSLGVVLLELATGRKPVDLNAKEGQITIFEWVWELYKLGKLLEVVDTKLGGAFDEEQMKHLVIAGLWCANPDYTSRPSVRQLIQVLKFEAPLPVLPQKLPEPNYDSPIMCTIFASISSPLSDYMLEPNTM from the coding sequence GGTGTTCTTACTTCTTCTTATGGTTGGTTTTGCAAACCCACTTTCATTTCATCACGAGGGATTTGAGAATAATGATGCCAAGGTTGAAGGAGATGCTACTTTGTCAGAGTCAGAAATCCAACTCACTAAAACCACAAGGTACCAAAGTAATGCTTATAGTGTTGGGAGGGTCACAAGTTTTGAGAGATTGCACCTGTGGGACATGAGCACAGGAAAAATCACTGACTTCACTACCGAATTTTCCTTTGTCATTTTCTCAAATGAGACTAGTTTTGGAGATGGCTTGGCTTTTTTCTTTGCAGATCCAGAGCTCCCATTTTCccatcaaatacaagaaggagGTGGTCTTGGTCTTCTGGATGGTAACCAATTGTTGGATTCAACTAAATATCCATTTGTAGCAGTGGAGTTTGACACTCATACAAATTCATGGGATCCACCTGGCCCTCATGTAGGTATAAATTTCAACTCTATGAGATCTAACAAAACTGTTCCATGGGCCGTTGATATTAGGGAAATGAAAGTTTATTATTGTGTAATTGAGTACAATGCAACTACTCACAGTTTAAATGTTTCTTTCACTGGAAACTTTTTCAATGTCGCCAAGCCAGTAAAAAGTTATGTCTCATGCAATGTTGACCTGAGATATTACCTACCAGAGTGGGTTATATTTGGCTTCTCAGCTGCTACAGGATTTATGTTTGAGTTGAACACACTGCACTCATGGTCCTTCCATTCAACTTCACAAATTAATGAGAATGTGTCAAATAAGATACCTCCAATTCCAGCCTCACCAATCCCAAATCCTAGTCCTTCACCAATCCCAAATCCTAGTCCTTCACCAAATTCCACTGATAATATTAGCTCTAGACAAGAGGGAAACAAAGGTTTATTGATGGGACTAAAAGTTGGGGTAGGCATAGCTGCAAGTTTCCTTATTGTAGGGTTGGTTTGTATTTTAATGTGGAGGAGGATGGCTAAAGGGAAAAAAGAAGATTCAATTCTTGATCTGGGCATGGATGATGAATTCCAAAAGGTCACTGGATCCAAAAGATTCTGCTATAAAGAATTGGCAAGTGCAACAAATAACTTTGCAGAGTCACAAAAGATTGGACAGGGTGGTTTTGGTGGTGTGTATAAAGGCCATTTGAAGGAATTGAACTCCAATGTTGCTATAAAGAGGATATCAAGTGAATCTAGACAAGGAGCAAAGGAATATGCAAGTGAAGTTAAGATCATCAGCCAACTAAGGCACAGGAATTTGGTACAATTAATTGGTTGGTGCCACATGAAGAAAGATCTCCTCCTTATATACGAGTTCATGCAAAAGGGTAGCTTAGATTCCCACCTATATGGTGGAAAAAGCATCTTGACATGCCAGATGAGGTACAACATTGCCATGGACTTGGCTCTGGCAGTGTTGTACCTTCATGAAGAATGGGACCAGTGTGTGCTTCATAGGGACATTAAATCCAGCAACATTATGTTGGATTCAAGTTTCAATGCTAAGCTTGGGGATTTTGGTTTAGCTAGGCTGGTTGATCATGAGAAAGGATTCCAAACCACAATTCTAGCAGGGACAAGAGGCTACATAGCCCCTGAATACTTCACTACAGGGAAGGCTAGGAAGGAATCTGATATATACAGTCTAGGGGTTGTTTTACTGGAATTAGCCACTGGAAGAAAACCAGTTGATCTCAATGCCAAGGAAGGTCAAATTACCATATTTGAGTGGGTTTGGGAGCTCTATAAATTGGGAAAGTTACTTGAAGTGGTAGACACAAAACTTGGGGGAGCATTTGATGAGGAACAAATGAAACATTTGGTGATTGCTGGCCTTTGGTGTGCCAATCCAGATTATACTTCTAGACCATCTGTAAGGCAATTGATTCAAGTGCTGAAGTTTGAAGCTCCTTTACCAGTTCTCCCACAAAAATTGCCTGAGCCAAATTATGATTCTCCAATTATGTGTACAATATTTGCTTCTATTTCTTCTCCCCTCTCTGACTACATGTTAGAACCAAATACAATGTAA